DNA sequence from the Pseudomonas fluorescens Q2-87 genome:
CATGGCCGGTCAGGTCTATAAATGGGTGGATGCCCAAGGCGTGACCCATTTCGGGGCCCAGCCGCCTCAGGACGCAGAGGCCACGACGGTGATCAAGTCCGCCCCGTCAGCCGCCAAGCCGCCAGCGCCCCCGTCCGGTGGCGTCATTGGCGATCAGAAAGCCATCGATCGACAAGTCAGGAAACAGGTTGCCGAACAGCAAGCCCAGCTCAAGGTGTTCTGCGAGCAGGCCAGGACCAACCTGGCACAACTGCAAAACAACCCGAGGGTACGCGAGGACGTGGACGGCGAAATGCGGCGCTTGACCGAAGAACAGCGCAAGGACCGCATCACCGAGTCACAGAGACAGATTGCCGAGAACTGCCAGTAGAACACTGGCAGTGGCAGTTCAGCGGGAGGCGGTGATCAGCAGGTCAAACTCTTTGAGCAGAACCTGCAATTGCCGATCCCTGCCCTGCACATCGCGGGCAGCAAAGACCATTTCGGCCATTTCCTGAATCCCGGACGCGTTCGGCAAGGGTAGATCCTGCTCGAGGATGGCTTTCATCCGTGGCAGAAAAATCCACTGCAACCACTGTTCGAAGTCCAGGGTGTCGACCGCGAACGGTTCGACACTGGCCAGCGCTTCGGGTGACGGCGAAACATCGCTCCACCAACCCTGCACCCGCAATTCCCGCTCAATAAGCAGCAATTGGTCGGCGATGCGCGGAAAACGCGTATCCATCAGAGCGAGACCTTGGCTTTCTGGCGCGCCAGTGCCGCGCCGGCGGAATCACCTTGTTTCTCACGGGCCTGGGCAATCAACTCCCACAGGCTGGCCTGGAGTGCCGGACGACCGCTGGTGAAGGTCAGGCCACGCCGGGCAAGCTGTTCGGCTTGCGGGGCATCGCCCTGGGCCATGCGCACCTGCGCCAGGCGGTAAAGCACCTGGGGTTCGCGAGGAGCGACGCGCTGGGCCCGCTCCAGGCTCGAAGACGCTCCGTTGAGGTCACCACCGGCTTGCTGCTGCTGCGCAGTGGTCAGCAGGGCGAGTACCGGGCCGTCCAGTTGCTCATCGGCGGACAAGCCGCCCGAACCGGCCGACGGGATGCTGCCGGATGTCGAAGGCATGCTGTAGCTGCCCTGGTCGATTGGCGAAGTTTCGATCGGCCCCGGCGTGATGGGACCGGGCGTGATCGGCGTGCTGCTGATCGGTGCCGAAGTCGCTGCACCACCGCCGGGCACCATCACGACGACACCGGAGTCGCCCTGCGGGATTGCCTGGGTCTGGCCTTGTGCCGGGCGCTTCACCGTCGTCTGGCGGAAACCGCCATTGGCCGAGATCCGCTCGCTGTTGGAAACAGCGGTGCCGGAGTCAACGACCGGAATCGAACCGCGCTGTACGGTAGAGCAACCACTGAGCAAAGCTACGGCCGTTACCGCTGGAATCAACCACTTGTTCACTTGAAACCCTCTTTGCTTAATTCATCCAGTCCTTGACCCAATCCATCACCGATTCGGCGGGATTCTGAGTACCGCAGCCTGCGCCGGGCGGTGGCTCGCTGCCGCGAATATACGGCATCTGCACCGCCCCCGGGCAATTGGCATCGGAGCCCTGTCCAGTACGCGAATCGACCCAGGCCTGGACGATGTTGTCCGGTTGCGGCATGTCCAGCGGCAACGGATCGGCCTTGCGCATGAAACTGGTCCAGACCTGCAACGCGCCAGTCGCACCGGTGAATGGAGTCTTGCCGTTGTCGTCACGGCCAAGCCAGACCACCGCCAGCAGATCCTGGCTGAAACCGGCGAACCAACTGTCACGCGAATCGTTGCTGGTACCGGTCTTGCCGGCCAGGGTCAGGGTCCGCGGCAGCACGTTATAGACCGAGCTGCCGGTGCCTTCACGCATGACTCGCTGCATGGCGTTCTGGATCAGATAAATGGAAGCCGGATCGAAACGCTGCTGGATCTGGAACGGGTAACGCTTGAGCGGCTCGCCATCGGCGGTCAGCACACTACGGATCCCGCGCATCGGCGTATTGAAACCGCCGTTGGCCAGCGTCTGGTACATCGCCGCGACTTCGATTGGCGTAAGGCCACCGGCACCGAGCAGCATCGACGGGAACGCCGGCAACTCGCGGCTGACACCCAGGCGCGCCACCGTCTTGAGTACGTTTGGCACCCCGACTTCCAGTCCGAGGCGAGCGGTCGACAGGTTGTAGGAATGCGCCAGCCCCTGATAAAGGAATACCGTACCGTGGGAACGGCGGTCATAGTTTTGCGGTTTCCAGACCTGGCCATCCGCGCCCTTGACCGAGAACGTCTCGTCCGACAGCCAGCTTGTAAGGGTGTACTGGCTCGGTTTTTCCAGGGCGGTGAGGTACACCGCCGGCTTGATCAGCGAGCCGATCGGGCGTACCGCATCCAGGGCCCGGTTGAAACCGGCAAAGCTGGCCTGGCGACTGCCGATCATGGCCTGGACTTCACCGGTTTCCGGATTGGTCACCACCATGGCGGCTTCGACGTCCTCGGCGCCTTTGCGCCCGCC
Encoded proteins:
- a CDS encoding YqcC family protein, with the protein product MDTRFPRIADQLLLIERELRVQGWWSDVSPSPEALASVEPFAVDTLDFEQWLQWIFLPRMKAILEQDLPLPNASGIQEMAEMVFAARDVQGRDRQLQVLLKEFDLLITASR
- a CDS encoding DUF4124 domain-containing protein, which translates into the protein MRMFFLTASLLVGLSPMCMAGQVYKWVDAQGVTHFGAQPPQDAEATTVIKSAPSAAKPPAPPSGGVIGDQKAIDRQVRKQVAEQQAQLKVFCEQARTNLAQLQNNPRVREDVDGEMRRLTEEQRKDRITESQRQIAENCQ